A single genomic interval of Granulicella tundricola MP5ACTX9 harbors:
- a CDS encoding dicarboxylate/amino acid:cation symporter, with the protein MSKPQTERILLGAAALFFLLGCVILHAQQGHAVAAIALRWVAIGILAVFAARRRTLTPWIFVAMVAGAELGFDAPAFAVNLRVFSDIFLRLIKTIVAPLIFATLVVGIAGHGDLKSVGRMGIKSLFYFEVLTTIALVIGLLAINISKAGVGLSIPVAAGATETLAKVAPTHWDDFLLHVFPENIAKSVADGQILQVAVFAVFFAIALAGLSEEKRGPVMRLCESLSEVMFKFTNVVMYFAPIGVGAAMAFTVGHMGLGVLVNLGKLLMTFYLALIAFVLFVLLPVALLARVPILGFVKAVTEAATIAFATATSEAALPRAMESMEAFGVPRRIVSFVIPAGYSFNLDGSTLYLAMASIFVAQAAGIHMGWGQQLVMMGTLVLTSKGVAGVPRAVLVVLLATAATFRLPTEPIFVILGIDALMDMGRTMLNVVGNCLASAVIARWEGAFRTEPVSSVVHEGMLE; encoded by the coding sequence ATGTCAAAACCCCAGACGGAACGAATTCTTCTTGGCGCAGCCGCGCTCTTTTTTCTGCTTGGCTGTGTGATTCTGCACGCGCAGCAAGGTCATGCGGTGGCGGCGATTGCGCTGCGGTGGGTGGCGATTGGGATTTTGGCGGTGTTTGCCGCGCGGCGGCGGACCCTGACGCCGTGGATCTTTGTGGCGATGGTGGCCGGTGCGGAGCTGGGGTTCGATGCGCCTGCGTTTGCCGTGAATCTGCGCGTCTTCTCCGACATCTTTCTGCGGCTGATCAAGACGATTGTGGCTCCGCTGATCTTTGCGACGTTGGTTGTGGGGATCGCGGGGCATGGGGATCTGAAGTCCGTGGGACGGATGGGGATCAAGTCGCTCTTTTACTTTGAGGTACTTACGACGATCGCGCTGGTGATCGGGCTGTTGGCGATCAATATCTCGAAGGCGGGTGTTGGACTTTCAATCCCTGTGGCCGCTGGCGCGACGGAGACGTTGGCGAAGGTTGCGCCGACCCACTGGGATGACTTTCTGCTGCACGTGTTTCCAGAGAATATTGCGAAGTCGGTTGCAGACGGTCAGATCCTGCAAGTGGCTGTGTTTGCCGTGTTTTTCGCCATTGCGCTGGCTGGTTTGAGCGAAGAAAAGCGCGGGCCGGTGATGCGGCTTTGCGAGAGTTTGAGTGAGGTGATGTTCAAATTCACCAACGTCGTCATGTACTTTGCGCCCATCGGGGTGGGGGCGGCGATGGCATTCACCGTCGGGCACATGGGGCTGGGGGTTCTCGTCAACCTGGGTAAGTTGTTGATGACGTTTTATTTAGCGTTGATCGCGTTTGTGTTGTTCGTGCTGTTGCCGGTGGCTCTGCTGGCTCGGGTGCCGATCCTCGGATTCGTGAAGGCGGTGACGGAGGCGGCTACGATTGCGTTCGCTACGGCTACGAGCGAGGCGGCGCTGCCGCGGGCCATGGAATCGATGGAAGCCTTCGGTGTACCCCGTAGGATCGTTTCTTTTGTTATACCTGCGGGCTACAGCTTCAATTTGGACGGCTCCACGTTGTACCTGGCGATGGCCAGTATCTTTGTGGCGCAGGCGGCGGGTATCCACATGGGGTGGGGTCAGCAGCTTGTGATGATGGGAACGCTGGTTTTGACGAGCAAGGGGGTGGCTGGAGTGCCGCGTGCGGTGCTGGTGGTGCTGCTGGCGACGGCGGCTACGTTTAGGTTGCCGACCGAGCCTATCTTTGTAATTCTAGGCATCGATGCGTTGATGGATATGGGGCGGACGATGCTGAATGTCGTAGGGAATTGTCTGGCCAGCGCGGTGATTGCGCGGTGGGAGGGAGCGTTCCGGACGGAGCCGGTTTCGAGCGTTGTGCATGAAGGAATGCTGGAATAA
- a CDS encoding glycosyltransferase family 87 protein codes for MRIFLRSLKDQPAGPWMIAVILMLFAVLSFAEYRDYDGDDLGSSYVGCRLVAAGQVSHLYAHDPKDFAAIGPDKPWQDAADSGEFTAFLHPYVQTPLWAWVLQPLCTGTEFQTFQEIFTVLTMLSFVGCLWLTARFWAPSMFNSYAMALVVTCLWFSEPFGYAMALMQTHMLLLVMTIAALILAERERPVAAGLLLACATAVKVTPGMLLIYWLLTRRFRAAASMVAWSAVLVVITLLTTGPQVFATYLACLHRVSRVLLLSMNNQSFVAWFMEGGYNVREIYGFRILGLPDSVRIGSTALMVGFTVLGGVIDRRNAARGLSAAPLGAMIALMAATIFAPIAWTHYFVLLMVPLMVIVEENQRLTAAWSRWCVAGFALLIVALNFQPLATDIQNSMVGSFSLIRSEFYAGGLCIALLGVLAWCRRAREQVRSVADEEAKDEAAERPMQAA; via the coding sequence TTGCGCATCTTTCTGCGTTCCCTGAAGGACCAGCCCGCTGGACCATGGATGATCGCCGTCATCCTGATGCTGTTTGCCGTGCTCTCCTTTGCGGAATATCGCGACTACGACGGGGATGACCTGGGCTCCTCCTATGTGGGCTGCAGGCTGGTTGCGGCGGGGCAGGTCTCTCACCTGTACGCGCATGACCCCAAGGACTTCGCGGCGATCGGGCCCGATAAACCGTGGCAGGATGCGGCAGACTCCGGGGAGTTCACCGCGTTTCTTCATCCTTATGTGCAGACGCCGCTATGGGCGTGGGTGCTGCAGCCGCTTTGCACCGGCACGGAGTTTCAGACCTTTCAAGAGATCTTCACGGTTCTGACGATGTTGAGTTTTGTGGGGTGCCTCTGGCTGACGGCGCGGTTCTGGGCTCCTTCCATGTTCAATTCCTATGCGATGGCGCTGGTGGTGACGTGTCTCTGGTTCTCTGAACCGTTCGGCTATGCGATGGCCTTGATGCAGACGCATATGCTGCTTCTGGTGATGACGATTGCGGCGCTCATCCTCGCTGAGCGCGAGCGTCCCGTGGCGGCTGGATTGCTGCTGGCGTGCGCGACTGCGGTCAAGGTAACGCCGGGGATGCTGCTGATCTATTGGCTGCTGACGAGACGGTTCAGGGCAGCGGCGAGCATGGTGGCCTGGTCGGCGGTGCTGGTCGTGATCACGCTGCTCACTACAGGGCCGCAGGTCTTTGCGACCTACCTTGCCTGCCTGCATCGGGTGTCACGAGTTCTGTTGCTCTCCATGAATAACCAGTCCTTTGTGGCCTGGTTCATGGAAGGCGGTTATAACGTTCGAGAGATCTACGGCTTCAGGATTCTGGGGCTGCCTGACAGCGTGCGGATCGGTTCGACGGCTCTGATGGTCGGCTTTACCGTCCTCGGCGGCGTGATTGACCGGCGGAATGCGGCGCGCGGTCTGAGTGCTGCTCCTTTGGGCGCGATGATCGCGCTGATGGCCGCCACGATCTTTGCGCCGATTGCCTGGACGCACTACTTCGTTCTGCTGATGGTGCCGCTCATGGTCATCGTGGAAGAGAACCAACGGCTGACTGCGGCGTGGTCGCGATGGTGTGTCGCAGGATTTGCGTTGCTGATCGTGGCGCTGAACTTTCAGCCCCTTGCGACAGACATCCAGAACAGCATGGTCGGCAGCTTCTCTCTGATTCGGAGCGAGTTTTATGCCGGTGGGCTTTGTATTGCGTTGCTCGGTGTACTTGCCTGGTGCAGAAGGGCGCGGGAGCAGGTGAGAAGCGTTGCCGATGAAGAGGCAAAGGACGAAGCCGCTGAGAGGCCGATGCAGGCGGCTTGA
- a CDS encoding S41 family peptidase: protein MRKVLSVLAASFAVAPFAIAAPPPANPHLLQRPALTQTQIVFNYAGDLWTVDRKGGKATRLTAGVGIETAPVVSPDGSTIAFSGEYDGNTDVFTIPIAGGIPKRVTYHPSIDVPVAWTPDGKQIIFRSDRQATSRFAQLFEVAPTGGVAKLLPLPLAYQGQISADGKMIAYSPLAPAFGFNYTSYVSWGNYRGGRAGTVNITSLPDLTTTAIPHEKASDFSPVWFGNKVYFLSDRKGSVSLFSYDPATKAVTEALHNTGSDMHSLSAGPGGLVYDQLGEIYLFDPASGKSHMIEIDVTGDLPEVRERIENVSAEIEHAGISPTGIRAVFEAHGEILTVPVKHGPTRDLTNTPGAMERWPAWAPDGQSIAYFSDESGLYALHVASQNDDGPVKKFPLAAEAAYYFQPKWSPDSKKIAFYDNRLNLWMLDIVTGKLSHVGENNFFSGIDRDYAWSPDSRWLAYSRTEDNHLSCLYLYSTETGTSTVFTDKMADSGNPAFDRNGKYLYFTASTNQGGTAFGLDMTSDLLRTTRNLYALVLAADAPSPVAPESDDEKTLAEAKEHNKDMGDEPTTTPAKPAGQKPDEAAEAKASMPAVPTTKPTKIDLAGIETRVVALPLPSRRYTDLDSGKAGGFFFVEHSEGGGPGTLKRFSLESRKAETISDRVESYSLSANGEKVLLEQPHGGDGGTPNYSIVPATPAPAGGKPGGDSGVLNLADMQIRTDPAAEWRQMYHEVWRVERAYFYDPHFHGVDTVADEKKFEPYVRSIASRTDLNYIFQEMLGPFSVGHLRGNGGAIPEAKRVPGGLLGADYTIVNNQYCIAKLYDGGHWNPNMTGPLTQPGLNVHVGDCITAIGGKPLTAAEDIQRPLEGTAGHAVTLRLATGSAPARDITIIPIRSEASLRNVDWIESNQKKVDQLSGGKLAYVYLPDTGEGGFTNFNRYYFAQDNKQGAIIDERFNAGGQVADYIIEAMKRPLLSFWQPRYGAIDRTPTAAILGAKVMITNEFSGSGGDAMPYLFRQQKIGPLVGKRTWGGLVGIGGIPVLMDGGNVTSPSFGQFSPSGVWDVENKGVEPDFPVDQDPKAVSEGHDPQLEKAVALALEGLEKSPVPAPKRPPFPDYHNR from the coding sequence TTGCGCAAAGTTCTGTCCGTGCTCGCCGCCTCGTTTGCCGTAGCGCCCTTCGCGATTGCCGCCCCGCCGCCCGCCAATCCACATCTCCTGCAGCGGCCCGCACTGACCCAGACCCAGATCGTCTTCAACTACGCCGGAGACCTGTGGACGGTTGACCGCAAGGGCGGCAAAGCCACGCGCCTCACCGCTGGCGTCGGCATCGAGACCGCACCCGTCGTCTCGCCGGACGGCAGTACCATCGCCTTCTCAGGCGAGTACGACGGCAACACCGACGTCTTCACCATTCCCATCGCAGGCGGCATCCCTAAACGCGTCACCTATCACCCCTCCATCGACGTCCCCGTAGCCTGGACACCGGACGGCAAGCAGATCATCTTCCGCTCCGACCGTCAGGCCACCAGCCGCTTTGCCCAGCTCTTTGAGGTCGCGCCCACCGGCGGCGTAGCCAAGCTGCTGCCACTGCCCCTCGCCTACCAGGGCCAGATCTCAGCCGACGGCAAGATGATCGCCTACTCCCCGCTCGCGCCGGCCTTCGGCTTCAACTACACCAGCTACGTCTCGTGGGGCAACTACCGCGGCGGCCGCGCGGGTACGGTCAACATCACCAGCCTGCCTGACCTGACCACCACCGCCATCCCGCATGAGAAGGCGTCGGACTTCTCGCCCGTCTGGTTCGGCAACAAGGTCTACTTCCTCTCAGACCGCAAGGGCTCCGTCAGCCTCTTCTCTTACGACCCCGCCACCAAGGCCGTCACGGAAGCCCTCCACAACACCGGATCAGACATGCACTCCCTCTCCGCCGGCCCCGGCGGCCTGGTCTACGACCAGCTCGGCGAGATCTATCTCTTCGATCCCGCCTCCGGCAAGTCCCACATGATCGAGATCGACGTCACCGGCGACCTCCCCGAGGTTCGCGAGCGCATCGAGAACGTCAGCGCCGAGATCGAACACGCCGGCATCTCGCCCACCGGCATCCGAGCCGTCTTTGAAGCGCACGGCGAGATCCTTACCGTCCCCGTCAAGCACGGTCCTACCCGCGACCTCACGAACACCCCCGGCGCGATGGAGCGCTGGCCCGCCTGGGCACCCGATGGCCAGTCCATCGCTTATTTCTCCGACGAAAGCGGCCTCTATGCCCTTCACGTCGCCAGCCAGAACGACGACGGCCCCGTCAAGAAGTTCCCCCTGGCCGCTGAAGCCGCCTACTACTTCCAGCCCAAGTGGTCACCCGATTCCAAGAAGATCGCCTTCTACGACAATCGCCTCAACCTCTGGATGCTCGACATCGTCACCGGCAAGCTCTCGCACGTAGGAGAGAACAACTTCTTCTCCGGCATCGACCGCGACTACGCCTGGTCGCCCGACTCCAGGTGGCTCGCCTACTCGCGCACCGAAGACAACCACCTGAGCTGCCTCTATCTCTACTCCACCGAGACCGGCACGAGCACGGTCTTCACGGACAAGATGGCCGACTCCGGCAACCCCGCCTTCGACCGCAACGGCAAGTATCTCTACTTCACCGCCAGCACAAACCAGGGCGGCACAGCCTTCGGCCTGGACATGACCAGCGATCTTCTCCGCACCACGCGCAACCTCTACGCGCTGGTGCTCGCCGCGGATGCCCCCAGCCCCGTTGCACCTGAGAGCGATGACGAGAAGACCCTCGCCGAAGCCAAGGAACACAACAAGGACATGGGCGACGAGCCCACCACGACTCCTGCAAAACCAGCAGGTCAGAAGCCCGACGAAGCCGCCGAGGCCAAAGCTTCCATGCCCGCAGTCCCCACCACCAAGCCGACCAAGATCGATCTCGCAGGCATCGAGACCCGCGTCGTCGCCCTGCCGCTCCCGTCCCGCCGCTACACCGATCTCGACAGCGGCAAGGCCGGCGGCTTCTTCTTCGTCGAGCACAGCGAAGGCGGTGGCCCCGGCACCCTGAAGCGTTTTTCGCTTGAATCCCGCAAGGCCGAGACCATCTCCGACCGCGTCGAGTCCTACTCCCTCTCCGCCAACGGAGAGAAGGTTCTGCTGGAGCAGCCTCACGGCGGCGACGGTGGCACCCCGAACTACTCCATCGTCCCCGCAACCCCCGCCCCCGCAGGCGGTAAGCCCGGTGGAGACAGCGGCGTCCTCAACCTGGCCGACATGCAGATCCGCACAGACCCCGCCGCCGAGTGGCGTCAGATGTACCACGAGGTCTGGCGCGTCGAGCGTGCCTACTTCTACGACCCCCACTTCCACGGCGTGGACACCGTCGCCGATGAGAAGAAGTTTGAGCCCTACGTCCGCTCCATCGCCTCGCGCACAGACCTCAACTACATCTTCCAGGAGATGCTCGGACCCTTCTCCGTCGGCCACCTGCGCGGTAACGGCGGCGCGATCCCGGAGGCCAAGCGCGTCCCCGGCGGTCTGCTCGGCGCGGACTACACCATCGTCAACAACCAGTACTGCATCGCCAAACTCTACGACGGCGGCCACTGGAACCCCAATATGACCGGCCCGCTCACCCAGCCCGGCCTCAACGTCCATGTCGGCGACTGCATCACCGCCATCGGCGGCAAACCGCTCACCGCAGCCGAGGACATCCAGCGCCCGCTCGAAGGCACCGCCGGCCACGCCGTCACGCTGCGCCTCGCCACCGGCAGCGCTCCCGCACGCGATATCACCATCATCCCCATCCGCAGCGAAGCTTCCCTCCGCAATGTCGACTGGATCGAGAGCAACCAGAAGAAGGTCGATCAACTCTCCGGCGGCAAGCTCGCCTACGTCTACCTGCCCGATACCGGAGAAGGCGGCTTCACCAACTTCAACCGCTACTACTTCGCCCAGGACAACAAACAGGGCGCCATCATCGACGAGCGCTTCAACGCCGGCGGCCAGGTCGCCGACTACATCATCGAAGCCATGAAGCGCCCGCTGCTCAGCTTCTGGCAGCCGCGTTACGGAGCGATCGACCGCACCCCCACCGCCGCCATCCTGGGGGCCAAGGTCATGATCACCAACGAGTTCTCCGGCTCCGGTGGCGACGCCATGCCGTACCTCTTCCGCCAGCAGAAGATCGGTCCGCTCGTCGGCAAGCGCACCTGGGGCGGCCTCGTCGGCATCGGCGGCATTCCGGTCCTGATGGATGGCGGCAACGTCACCTCGCCCAGTTTCGGCCAGTTTTCCCCATCCGGCGTCTGGGATGTGGAAAACAAGGGCGTAGAGCCGGACTTCCCCGTCGACCAGGACCCCAAGGCCGTCAGCGAAGGCCATGACCCGCAACTGGAAAAAGCTGTAGCCCTGGCTCTTGAAGGGTTGGAGAAGAGTCCCGTTCCGGCACCCAAGCGTCCTCCGTTCCCGGACTACCATAATCGTTAA
- a CDS encoding YybH family protein, whose translation MAQQLPGTIPGQTVPSGNSGYRIISPLTLPVLTPGVVELMELEGRFQEAVAAGGGKVFSEWFADDAVVLNNGKPAILGRGAITAQAQWDPKSYQLTWNPQGAQMGPSNDMGFTWGHYDGKSINPDGHPTVTSGRYFTVWRKSKDGVWKVILDASANEPPGAGDCCSLPKP comes from the coding sequence ATGGCCCAGCAGCTCCCCGGCACTATTCCAGGCCAGACTGTGCCATCCGGCAATTCAGGCTACCGCATCATCAGTCCGCTCACGCTGCCTGTCCTCACCCCCGGAGTGGTGGAGTTGATGGAGCTGGAAGGACGCTTCCAGGAAGCGGTCGCCGCAGGCGGGGGCAAGGTCTTTTCAGAGTGGTTTGCAGACGATGCCGTCGTTCTCAATAACGGCAAACCCGCCATCCTGGGTCGCGGCGCCATCACGGCCCAGGCCCAGTGGGACCCCAAAAGCTACCAGCTCACCTGGAACCCCCAAGGCGCGCAGATGGGCCCGTCCAACGACATGGGCTTCACCTGGGGGCACTACGACGGCAAATCAATCAACCCGGACGGACATCCAACCGTGACTTCAGGACGTTATTTTACGGTGTGGAGAAAATCCAAGGATGGCGTCTGGAAGGTCATCCTGGACGCCAGTGCGAACGAGCCACCTGGAGCCGGAGATTGCTGCTCGCTCCCCAAACCCTGA
- a CDS encoding PAS domain S-box protein: protein MKTLSRDEALRLEALEEYEVIGTAPDSGIDDLTQLAAQICGTSMAGISLVGADAVYFQSRFGPGPPRLPRGSVPCETAILGDSVYEIPDARYHRDYRPDGIMVAGRVTRFYAGAPLAGGAGINIGCLFVQDSAPRTLSETQKSALQVLARQVTTRFELNARVRHMDRAGRSRLRVESALSVERNFVSAMLDTVGALVLVRDTAGRIVRFNRTCEAVSGYDLQSMVGRYVWEKLIPENEVAESVSTFERIVNGSSPTSFENHWLRRDGSLRRIAWSATALVDPQGQTNFIISTGIDVTEQREAEDTLRESEARYRQLIEGSLGMVCTHDLEGKLLSVNLHGAQSVGYEVEELIGRNLALLLAPSRRPHFQDYLRQVQQTGEAQGRLYLTHRNGSERIIAYRNKLIEIAGREPYVLGFGVDISEQVQAEGKLRNLIDQSNSILESVGDGIYGLDLEGRVTVVNPAAAQMLGYKPHELLGRNMHEVIHHTRADGSAHDFHDCAVMRAIDALDTMRVSDEVFWRKDGTCFPVEYVARPQIEASEDGIRPGRAVGVVVAFADTTERRQLDRMKDEFISTVSHELRTPLTSLRAALGLVTGGALATRPDKMKQMLQIAIANTDRLVRLVNDILDIERIGSGSSELRPVMSAAEDLLERATKIHQGATFKHNVRFRVESNDVRVWADPDRILQALSNLISNAIKFSPPEGEITLTARYLDEQEAQFDISDQGPGIPQDRLENIFERFQQVDASDTRAMGGTGLGLAICRSIIAQHGGRIWASSPPGKGATFHFTLPTKAVAHLR, encoded by the coding sequence ATGAAAACTCTCTCCAGAGACGAAGCGCTACGGCTTGAAGCCCTCGAGGAATACGAGGTCATCGGAACCGCGCCTGATTCTGGAATCGACGACCTTACGCAGCTCGCCGCGCAGATCTGCGGCACCTCCATGGCGGGCATCTCGCTCGTGGGGGCAGATGCCGTTTACTTTCAATCCCGTTTCGGACCGGGTCCACCACGACTGCCGCGCGGAAGCGTCCCCTGCGAGACCGCGATCCTGGGCGATTCGGTCTATGAGATCCCGGACGCGCGTTACCATCGCGACTACCGTCCGGACGGCATCATGGTCGCCGGCCGAGTCACCCGTTTCTACGCCGGTGCGCCCCTCGCCGGGGGTGCGGGCATCAACATCGGCTGTCTCTTCGTGCAGGACTCCGCACCGCGCACCCTATCGGAGACCCAGAAAAGCGCGCTCCAGGTGCTTGCCCGCCAGGTCACCACACGCTTTGAACTCAATGCCCGCGTCCGTCACATGGACCGCGCCGGTCGATCGCGGCTGCGCGTCGAAAGCGCCCTCAGCGTCGAACGCAACTTCGTCTCCGCCATGCTCGATACTGTAGGTGCGCTGGTCCTCGTGCGCGATACCGCCGGCCGCATCGTGCGCTTCAACCGCACCTGCGAAGCCGTTTCCGGTTACGATCTGCAATCCATGGTCGGCCGTTACGTCTGGGAGAAACTCATCCCGGAAAACGAGGTCGCGGAATCCGTCTCGACCTTTGAGCGCATCGTCAACGGCTCGTCCCCTACCAGCTTTGAAAACCACTGGCTCCGCCGGGATGGCAGCCTCCGCCGCATCGCCTGGTCCGCCACCGCGCTCGTCGATCCCCAGGGGCAGACCAACTTCATCATCTCCACCGGCATTGACGTCACCGAGCAGCGCGAGGCGGAAGACACCCTACGCGAAAGCGAAGCACGCTACCGCCAGCTGATCGAAGGCTCGCTGGGCATGGTCTGCACGCACGACCTGGAAGGCAAGCTGCTCTCCGTCAACCTGCACGGTGCTCAAAGCGTCGGGTATGAGGTCGAGGAGCTGATCGGCCGCAACCTCGCTCTGCTACTCGCACCGTCACGCAGACCACATTTCCAGGACTATCTCCGCCAGGTCCAGCAGACCGGCGAAGCCCAGGGCCGCCTTTACCTCACGCATCGCAACGGAAGCGAACGCATCATCGCCTACCGCAACAAGCTCATCGAGATCGCGGGGCGCGAGCCTTACGTCCTCGGCTTCGGCGTCGATATCTCCGAGCAGGTTCAGGCGGAAGGCAAGCTGCGCAACCTCATCGACCAGTCCAACTCCATCCTGGAATCGGTCGGCGACGGCATCTACGGACTCGATCTTGAAGGCCGGGTCACCGTCGTCAATCCCGCAGCCGCGCAGATGCTCGGCTACAAGCCCCATGAGCTTCTGGGCCGCAACATGCATGAGGTCATCCACCACACCCGCGCCGACGGCTCCGCGCACGACTTCCATGACTGCGCCGTCATGCGTGCCATCGATGCGCTTGACACCATGCGCGTCTCGGACGAGGTCTTCTGGCGCAAGGACGGCACCTGCTTCCCGGTCGAGTACGTCGCTCGTCCGCAGATCGAGGCCTCCGAAGACGGCATCCGCCCCGGCCGCGCCGTCGGTGTCGTCGTCGCCTTCGCCGATACCACGGAGCGCCGCCAGCTCGACCGCATGAAGGACGAGTTCATCTCAACCGTCTCTCATGAACTGCGCACGCCGCTCACCTCCCTGCGCGCAGCCCTGGGCCTCGTCACCGGTGGTGCTTTAGCCACGCGTCCGGACAAGATGAAGCAGATGCTTCAGATCGCCATCGCCAACACCGATCGACTCGTCCGCCTCGTCAACGACATCCTGGATATCGAGCGCATCGGCAGCGGGAGTTCTGAACTGCGTCCCGTCATGTCCGCCGCAGAAGACCTGCTGGAACGCGCCACCAAGATCCACCAGGGCGCCACCTTCAAGCACAACGTGCGCTTCCGCGTGGAAAGCAACGATGTCCGCGTCTGGGCAGATCCCGACCGCATCCTGCAGGCGCTCTCTAACCTCATCTCCAACGCCATCAAGTTTTCGCCGCCCGAAGGCGAGATCACCCTCACCGCCCGCTACCTCGACGAACAGGAAGCCCAGTTCGACATCAGCGACCAGGGTCCGGGCATCCCGCAGGATCGGCTTGAAAATATCTTCGAGCGCTTCCAGCAGGTCGACGCCTCAGACACCCGCGCCATGGGCGGCACCGGCCTCGGGCTCGCCATCTGCCGCAGCATCATCGCCCAGCACGGCGGCCGCATCTGGGCCTCCAGCCCCCCGGGCAAGGGCGCAACCTTCCACTTCACCTTGCCCACCAAGGCCGTCGCCCATCTCCGCTAA
- the acs gene encoding acetate--CoA ligase, with protein sequence MHSFLREDRVFAPPAEFAAKAHVTSLDDYEAMYKRSVDDPEGFWSDAANELEWFTPFTSVVQGEMGSARWFEGGRLNLCHNCVDRHALGVRRDKVAIVWEGEPGEVKRLTYGDLLEQVQVFGNVLKSLGVKKGDRVAIYMGMCPELAIALLACARVGAVHNVIFGGFAAHALVDRINDSECKVVLTQDTSYRRGGEVKLKAIVDEALEKCPGVESVLVHRRSGTAVAMKEGRDLWLDEESAKFAGQACVAEAMESEDPLYILYTSGTTGKPKGLVHTTGGYSVGTYLTSKYNFDLREEDVYWCTADIGWVTGHSYVVYGPLQNGATVLMYEGAPNHPQPDRFWKLIDDHKVTVFYTAPTAIRSFIKWGGEWLKPYSLASLRLLGTVGEPINPESWMWYYREIGHEKCPIVDTWWQTETGAHMIAPVPGAVATKPGSATRPFFGIVPEIVTKEGEPVPAGQGGLLVIRKPWPSMARTIYGDAERYKQAYFSEIPGAYFTGDGARCDADGYYWLMGRVDDVINVSGHRLGTMEIESALVAHPKVAEAAVVGRPDEMKGQAISAFVSLEEGHEPSDELKNELRQWVAKEIGALARPDDLRFTQSLPKTRSGKIMRRLLRELATTGTVTGDTTTLEDFNVIASLRGNEE encoded by the coding sequence ATGCACTCGTTTCTGCGGGAAGACCGCGTCTTTGCACCGCCTGCGGAGTTTGCGGCGAAGGCCCATGTAACGTCGCTGGACGACTATGAGGCGATGTACAAGCGGAGCGTCGACGATCCTGAAGGCTTCTGGAGCGACGCTGCGAACGAACTGGAGTGGTTTACGCCGTTTACCTCCGTGGTTCAAGGTGAGATGGGGTCGGCGCGTTGGTTTGAGGGTGGGCGGCTGAATCTTTGCCACAACTGTGTGGATCGTCATGCGTTGGGGGTGCGGCGGGATAAGGTCGCCATCGTGTGGGAGGGTGAGCCGGGTGAGGTAAAACGGCTGACGTATGGCGACCTGCTGGAGCAGGTACAGGTGTTCGGGAATGTGCTGAAGTCGCTGGGTGTGAAGAAGGGCGACCGCGTGGCGATCTACATGGGGATGTGCCCGGAGCTTGCGATTGCGCTGCTGGCCTGTGCGCGTGTGGGGGCGGTGCATAACGTGATCTTCGGTGGGTTTGCGGCGCATGCGCTGGTAGACCGGATCAACGACTCGGAGTGCAAGGTGGTGCTGACGCAGGATACGTCGTACCGGCGCGGGGGCGAGGTCAAGCTGAAGGCCATCGTGGATGAGGCGCTGGAGAAGTGCCCGGGTGTGGAGAGCGTGCTGGTGCATCGGCGCAGCGGGACCGCGGTGGCGATGAAGGAAGGGCGCGACCTCTGGCTGGATGAGGAGAGTGCGAAGTTTGCGGGGCAGGCTTGCGTGGCGGAGGCGATGGAGTCGGAAGATCCGCTCTACATCCTCTACACGTCCGGGACGACGGGCAAGCCGAAGGGGCTGGTGCATACGACGGGTGGGTACTCCGTGGGGACGTATCTGACGAGCAAGTACAACTTCGACCTGCGGGAAGAGGATGTGTACTGGTGTACGGCGGATATCGGATGGGTGACGGGGCATAGCTACGTGGTCTATGGGCCGCTGCAGAATGGCGCTACGGTGCTGATGTATGAGGGTGCGCCAAATCATCCGCAGCCGGACCGGTTCTGGAAGCTGATCGACGATCACAAGGTGACGGTGTTCTACACGGCTCCGACGGCGATCCGGTCGTTCATCAAGTGGGGCGGCGAGTGGTTGAAGCCGTACTCACTGGCTTCGCTGCGGCTGCTGGGGACGGTGGGTGAGCCGATCAATCCTGAGTCTTGGATGTGGTATTACCGGGAGATTGGGCATGAGAAATGCCCCATCGTCGATACATGGTGGCAGACGGAGACGGGTGCTCACATGATCGCGCCGGTGCCGGGCGCGGTGGCGACGAAGCCGGGATCGGCGACGCGGCCTTTCTTTGGGATTGTGCCTGAGATTGTTACAAAAGAAGGCGAGCCGGTGCCTGCGGGGCAGGGCGGGTTGCTGGTGATCCGCAAGCCTTGGCCCTCGATGGCACGGACGATCTATGGAGATGCGGAGCGGTACAAGCAGGCTTACTTCTCTGAGATTCCGGGGGCGTACTTCACCGGCGACGGCGCGCGATGCGATGCGGATGGATACTACTGGCTGATGGGGCGCGTGGACGACGTGATCAACGTCAGCGGGCATCGGCTGGGGACGATGGAGATCGAGTCCGCGCTGGTGGCACATCCCAAGGTGGCCGAGGCTGCGGTCGTCGGGCGGCCGGATGAGATGAAGGGGCAGGCGATCTCTGCGTTCGTGTCGCTTGAGGAGGGCCATGAGCCATCGGATGAGTTGAAGAACGAACTGCGGCAGTGGGTGGCGAAGGAGATCGGTGCGCTGGCGCGGCCGGATGACCTGCGGTTCACGCAGTCGCTGCCGAAGACGCGGTCCGGCAAGATCATGCGGCGTCTGCTGCGGGAGCTTGCGACGACCGGGACGGTGACGGGGGATACGACGACGCTGGAAGACTTCAATGTAATTGCTAGTCTTCGGGGGAACGAGGAGTAA